A single region of the Rhodoligotrophos defluvii genome encodes:
- a CDS encoding aldo/keto reductase family oxidoreductase → MTSLEKSGTFALGDRTVRRLGYGAMQLAGPGVFGPPKDHNAAVAVLRAAVDAGVNHIDTSDFYGPHVTNRLIREALAPYPDDLVIVTKIGARRGEEGSWLPAFSKEELTRAVHDNLSNLGLDVLEVVNLRIMFDPYRPAEGSIAAPLAALADLQRQGLVRHIGLSNVTPAQIAEGRRICDIACVQNHYNLVHRADDGLIDELARDGIAYVPFFPLGGFTPLQSSRLSAVARRLGATPMQVALAWLLHRAANILLIPGTSSIAHLRENIAAAEIDLSDDMLEELDGMAESANSA, encoded by the coding sequence ATGACTAGCCTCGAAAAATCAGGAACCTTCGCGCTTGGCGACCGCACCGTGAGGCGCCTGGGCTATGGTGCCATGCAGCTCGCCGGGCCCGGCGTGTTCGGCCCACCCAAGGATCATAATGCGGCGGTGGCGGTGCTGCGCGCCGCCGTAGATGCCGGCGTGAACCATATCGATACGAGCGATTTCTACGGTCCGCATGTCACCAACCGGCTGATCCGCGAGGCGCTTGCGCCTTATCCCGACGATCTCGTTATCGTCACCAAGATCGGGGCCCGACGTGGTGAAGAGGGCTCATGGCTCCCAGCCTTCTCGAAGGAGGAACTGACCCGGGCCGTCCACGACAATCTGAGCAATCTCGGTCTCGACGTCTTGGAGGTGGTCAATCTGCGGATCATGTTCGACCCATATCGACCGGCCGAGGGATCGATCGCGGCACCGCTTGCGGCCTTGGCCGACCTTCAGCGGCAGGGGCTGGTGCGCCATATCGGACTGAGCAATGTTACGCCTGCCCAGATTGCCGAGGGTCGCCGGATCTGCGACATCGCCTGCGTGCAGAACCATTACAACTTGGTGCATCGCGCCGATGACGGCCTGATCGACGAGCTCGCGCGCGACGGCATCGCCTATGTTCCCTTCTTCCCGCTCGGGGGCTTCACGCCTCTACAGTCATCGCGCCTATCCGCTGTCGCTCGGCGCCTTGGTGCGACGCCCATGCAAGTGGCGCTCGCGTGGCTGCTTCATCGCGCGGCCAACATCCTTCTGATCCCGGGCACTTCGTCCATAGCGCATCTGCGTGAGAACATCGCGGCAGCCGAGATCGATCTGTCGGATGATATGCTCGAGGAACTGGACGGCATGGCGGAAAGCGCCAATTCCGCCTGA
- a CDS encoding LysR family transcriptional regulator, translating to MKVDLSDLDAFVAVANARGFRDAARQSGLSASGLSEAVRRLEARLGVRLLHRTTRSVAPTEAGARLLEQLGPALNAVESALDVVNRFRDRPAGTLRLNVPVSAARLVLPRIVPSFLAAYPDIRLEVITEESFVDVLAAGCDAGIRYEERLEQDMIAVPIGPRVQRFAAAASPAYLDRHGRPEHPRDLLGHACLRHRFPSGAMPPWEFERDGERVLIEPAGPLVVTAGGASDLAVDAAIAGLGIVGLFEDWLRPYFESGALEPVLEPWWERFSGPFLYYPGRRLVPAPLRAFVDFIRAWSKSSNST from the coding sequence ATGAAGGTGGACCTGAGCGATCTCGATGCCTTTGTGGCGGTGGCAAATGCCCGCGGCTTCCGCGATGCCGCGCGCCAAAGCGGCTTGAGCGCCTCGGGCCTGAGCGAAGCGGTGCGGCGTCTGGAAGCCCGGCTTGGTGTCAGGCTGCTGCACCGCACCACACGCAGCGTCGCGCCAACCGAGGCCGGAGCGCGCCTCCTCGAACAACTCGGCCCGGCCTTGAACGCGGTGGAATCAGCGCTCGATGTGGTGAACCGCTTTCGCGACAGGCCGGCAGGCACGCTGAGGCTGAATGTGCCGGTCAGCGCGGCTCGGCTGGTGCTGCCACGTATCGTCCCCTCGTTTCTCGCTGCCTATCCCGACATCCGGCTGGAGGTGATCACCGAGGAAAGCTTTGTCGACGTGCTCGCGGCCGGGTGCGATGCGGGTATCCGCTATGAAGAGCGGCTGGAACAGGACATGATCGCGGTGCCGATCGGGCCACGCGTACAGCGCTTTGCCGCTGCCGCGTCTCCCGCCTATCTCGACCGGCACGGCCGGCCTGAGCACCCGCGCGACCTGCTCGGCCATGCCTGTTTGCGCCACCGCTTTCCAAGCGGAGCGATGCCGCCATGGGAATTCGAGCGCGACGGGGAGCGGGTGCTGATCGAGCCGGCCGGACCGCTGGTGGTGACGGCCGGCGGCGCATCGGACCTCGCCGTGGATGCGGCGATCGCCGGTCTCGGTATCGTCGGCTTGTTTGAGGACTGGCTGCGTCCGTATTTCGAGAGCGGCGCCCTCGAGCCCGTTCTCGAACCCTGGTGGGAGCGCTTCTCGGGACCGTTTCTCTACTATCCCGGGCGACGCCTTGTGCCTGCCCCGCTGCGGGCGTTTGTGGATTTCATCAGAGCATGGAGCAAGAGCAGCAATTCGACGTGA
- a CDS encoding IclR family transcriptional regulator, with product MASTVANKSSSRKKQPTEAKEARPPRAKTRQSGHGNMGVNWDELESDNQFVKALGRGLQVLSAFKAGDGVLGNTELAERTGLPTATVSRITYTLAKCGFLAFNRRLRMYELSGAAFALGRVALANLDVRRLAKPYMRELAATSGFNVGLGTRDRHSMIYTDACEGSSLVGLRLFAGSRIPIVTSAMGRAYLAALPEEELAALLSELMPRYQNWERLKAGIDQAREEVEKYGFCVSLGEWQPDIHGVAAPIRTPEGDKIFAVNLGGPSYALPEDAVRSIHGPAVSDLARQVEQLMAV from the coding sequence GTGGCCTCAACCGTTGCCAATAAATCTTCTTCTCGCAAGAAACAGCCGACCGAGGCGAAGGAAGCAAGGCCGCCCCGCGCCAAGACCAGGCAGTCGGGGCACGGCAATATGGGGGTGAACTGGGATGAGCTCGAATCCGACAACCAGTTCGTGAAGGCTCTGGGTCGTGGGCTCCAGGTCCTCAGTGCGTTCAAGGCAGGGGACGGCGTTCTCGGGAATACGGAGCTGGCCGAGCGAACCGGCCTGCCGACGGCGACGGTCTCGCGCATCACCTATACCCTCGCCAAGTGCGGATTTCTGGCTTTCAACAGGCGGCTGCGCATGTACGAGCTCAGCGGCGCAGCCTTTGCGCTCGGGCGTGTCGCCTTGGCCAATTTGGACGTCCGCCGCCTCGCGAAGCCCTATATGCGGGAACTCGCCGCCACGTCCGGCTTCAATGTCGGGCTCGGCACGCGCGACCGGCATTCCATGATCTATACCGATGCCTGCGAGGGCAGCAGCCTCGTCGGTCTCCGGCTCTTCGCGGGATCGCGGATCCCGATCGTCACCAGCGCCATGGGGCGCGCCTATCTCGCGGCTCTGCCGGAAGAAGAGCTGGCTGCCCTACTGAGCGAGCTCATGCCGCGGTATCAGAATTGGGAACGGTTGAAGGCGGGTATCGACCAAGCCCGCGAGGAGGTGGAGAAATACGGCTTCTGCGTCAGCCTCGGTGAGTGGCAGCCGGATATCCACGGCGTCGCCGCACCCATTCGCACCCCAGAAGGTGACAAGATCTTCGCCGTCAATCTCGGCGGACCATCTTACGCGCTGCCCGAGGACGCGGTCAGGAGCATACATGGCCCCGCCGTCTCGGACTTGGCGCGGCAGGTCGAGCAGCTGATGGCCGTTTGA
- a CDS encoding alpha/beta fold hydrolase, whose protein sequence is MLALTAFGALHYDLVGPSAAPVVCMLHSLTSDSGMWAEQVPALLTAGYQVLRIDMRGHGGSSATAGEYRIDELAADVVRVLDQLGLSAVHLVGLSIGGMIGQALAANHPQRLASLVACATTAKWDGDSAMMHRRLAAVRASGSLDPIVDDAMTQRYSPALRERRPLRWRALRETFLGTSLSGYFGCMHAVLNHDVSRLLPSVRVPVLVVAGSDDPVTPPAANRTIAAAVPGARYEEISGGRHFLNVEFDDIFNRLLLDWLASQGDR, encoded by the coding sequence ATGCTCGCACTGACCGCGTTCGGAGCGCTCCACTACGATCTGGTCGGCCCCTCGGCGGCACCGGTCGTGTGCATGCTGCATTCGCTCACCTCCGATAGCGGCATGTGGGCGGAGCAGGTGCCGGCGCTGTTGACCGCCGGCTACCAGGTGCTGCGGATCGACATGCGCGGGCACGGTGGCAGTTCCGCCACGGCCGGAGAATACCGGATCGACGAACTGGCCGCGGATGTGGTGCGGGTGCTCGACCAGCTCGGGCTTTCCGCCGTTCATCTCGTGGGGTTGTCCATCGGCGGAATGATCGGGCAGGCGCTCGCCGCGAACCATCCGCAGCGGCTTGCATCGCTTGTCGCATGCGCCACCACGGCAAAATGGGACGGCGACAGCGCCATGATGCACCGCCGCCTGGCGGCGGTGCGGGCGAGCGGCAGCCTCGATCCGATCGTCGACGACGCGATGACGCAGCGCTATTCGCCCGCCTTGCGAGAGCGCCGTCCGTTGCGGTGGCGAGCGCTGCGCGAGACTTTCCTCGGCACCTCGCTTTCCGGATATTTCGGCTGCATGCACGCGGTTCTCAATCACGACGTGTCACGGTTGCTGCCGTCCGTGCGCGTTCCGGTGCTGGTGGTGGCGGGCTCCGATGATCCCGTTACGCCGCCTGCTGCAAACCGCACCATCGCCGCGGCCGTGCCCGGCGCCCGTTACGAAGAGATCTCCGGGGGACGTCACTTTCTGAACGTGGAGTTCGACGACATCTTCAACAGGCTGCTGCTCGATTGGCTGGCAAGCCAGGGCGATCGGTAG
- a CDS encoding SRPBCC family protein: MTEPSAETRSVVVQREMPHPPEKIWRALTEPHLIEAWLMKNDFKPAVGHRFNLHGDWGGVLDCEVLAIEPRRMLSYTWNFMHEDAAYNLRSVVTFTLTPTRMGTHLRMEQSGFRPDQKQAYGGAKAGWPQFLAKLEDVLARTD, encoded by the coding sequence ATGACCGAACCATCGGCCGAAACGCGCTCCGTTGTCGTCCAACGTGAAATGCCGCATCCGCCGGAAAAGATCTGGCGCGCGCTGACGGAGCCGCATCTGATCGAAGCGTGGCTCATGAAGAACGACTTCAAGCCCGCGGTAGGCCACCGTTTCAATCTTCACGGAGACTGGGGCGGCGTGTTGGACTGCGAGGTCCTCGCCATCGAGCCGCGCAGAATGCTGTCCTACACCTGGAACTTTATGCATGAGGACGCCGCCTACAATCTGAGGAGCGTGGTGACCTTCACGCTCACCCCAACCCGCATGGGAACCCACCTTCGCATGGAGCAGTCCGGTTTCCGGCCGGATCAGAAGCAGGCCTATGGCGGCGCGAAGGCGGGGTGGCCGCAGTTCCTTGCCAAACTGGAAGACGTCTTGGCGCGGACGGACTGA